A region from the Defluviitalea raffinosedens genome encodes:
- a CDS encoding excisionase family DNA-binding protein encodes MEKTTMSVQELSAQMGISLPKAYELVKKPGFPVIRVGTRILIPVEAFKEWLVINSAHE; translated from the coding sequence ATGGAAAAGACAACCATGAGTGTGCAGGAACTGTCGGCGCAGATGGGCATTAGTCTGCCGAAGGCCTACGAACTTGTAAAAAAGCCGGGATTTCCAGTCATACGGGTTGGTACAAGAATCCTGATTCCGGTTGAAGCTTTTAAAGAGTGGCTGGTCATAAACTCGGCGCACGAATAA